In one Sandaracinaceae bacterium genomic region, the following are encoded:
- a CDS encoding insulinase family protein, with the protein MRHAAPRCPLPLRAALITALATAPLLGCARGTASATTPGAVHAPLADDGEALPHEAELTWFVRPLPTNGTVHVTLFLDAGSRDATPPQVATLAAFALAERLSRGDGGPRVDPRVTPDATSFELTCPATELSACVRRFEAVLRPDALAPSELVAAHRRLRGDRARAVADETRAAQAAALRALFGAEAPQLFPLGEEQQDAAATPEQITAFVAAHYGSQRALLVAEGDVPADALDEPGAALRRLPHARVDRARRELGGASGVAVEVGHAGAAAVALRARDAEHARATLSLLRDVAFVGEGPAGGIDLAAFSLRGASVVLLTVPSARLREPPSATAMRLATLALRASDAADASPWRSPSGAAEPPARAWPGAGGVAALGQRWAAQQPGGAGTTAPFERDRLGLGISVDGGRADALEAVDPDAETRRAAEAALARALAEAQRHARPWRAQEALATQFALPDESEGGSAPRLFGPVSAALPNGGRVHVGLSPTGESGVLIVFDGGAGEDGEPLHGRSALAITALAERCARMLGALDGVAVATRIDADRLGLWFEDTGAGWARTVDVAARCALEHTPDDTDLQDAKLALRAQLGPEGSDARMRAWVAAALSPAEPGRVAPLGSGERPDAVRLGDVSRALERLRVGARTHVVALVRGSSVRAARRIAVRVAALQAGEPFAPSRSRAVGDSPHAVAWVGATPNHARLLVALRDPVSGDDSEDVPPALLGRAHAAALAAQLRNIGLDVVWVGGGGGAYGHWSALAIETTLDELDALPARIEGALRGELPLQPLLAELARTADASLAERALTRLPSVAASVRNASSGPRYIVARPQGAEAVRRRGG; encoded by the coding sequence GTGCGACACGCTGCCCCTCGCTGCCCGCTCCCGCTCCGTGCAGCGCTGATCACGGCGCTCGCGACCGCGCCGCTGCTCGGCTGCGCGCGCGGCACCGCCAGCGCGACGACACCCGGCGCGGTGCACGCGCCCCTCGCAGACGACGGCGAAGCGCTGCCCCACGAGGCCGAGCTCACCTGGTTCGTGCGGCCGTTGCCGACGAACGGCACGGTCCACGTCACGCTCTTCCTGGACGCTGGCTCCCGCGACGCGACGCCACCGCAGGTGGCCACCCTCGCAGCGTTTGCGTTGGCCGAGCGCCTGTCTCGGGGCGACGGCGGGCCTCGCGTCGATCCGCGCGTCACCCCTGACGCCACGTCCTTCGAGCTCACGTGTCCCGCGACCGAGCTGAGCGCGTGCGTCCGGCGCTTCGAGGCGGTGCTGCGCCCAGACGCCCTCGCCCCGAGCGAACTCGTCGCCGCGCACCGCCGCCTGCGCGGTGACCGCGCGCGGGCCGTCGCCGACGAGACCCGCGCCGCTCAGGCCGCAGCGCTACGAGCCCTATTTGGCGCAGAGGCGCCCCAGCTGTTCCCGCTCGGGGAGGAGCAGCAGGACGCGGCTGCCACACCGGAGCAGATCACCGCGTTCGTGGCCGCACACTACGGCAGCCAACGCGCCCTGCTGGTGGCGGAGGGAGACGTGCCCGCCGACGCCCTCGACGAACCAGGGGCGGCGCTCCGCAGGCTGCCTCACGCGCGCGTCGATCGCGCGCGGCGCGAGCTGGGCGGTGCGTCTGGCGTGGCCGTCGAGGTGGGTCACGCCGGCGCAGCGGCGGTCGCCCTGCGGGCCCGCGACGCGGAGCACGCGCGCGCCACGCTGAGTCTCCTGCGTGACGTCGCGTTCGTCGGCGAAGGCCCCGCCGGTGGCATCGACCTGGCCGCATTCTCGCTGCGCGGTGCGAGCGTGGTGTTGCTCACGGTGCCGAGCGCGCGCCTGCGCGAGCCGCCCTCCGCGACGGCCATGCGCCTCGCGACGCTCGCCCTGCGCGCGAGCGACGCGGCAGACGCCAGCCCGTGGCGCAGTCCGTCGGGCGCGGCCGAGCCGCCAGCGCGCGCGTGGCCAGGTGCGGGTGGGGTCGCGGCGCTCGGACAGCGCTGGGCGGCGCAGCAACCCGGCGGAGCCGGGACGACGGCGCCCTTCGAGCGCGACCGCCTGGGCCTCGGGATCAGCGTGGACGGGGGGCGCGCCGACGCCCTCGAAGCCGTCGATCCGGACGCCGAGACCCGCCGGGCCGCCGAGGCCGCGCTGGCGCGGGCGCTCGCCGAGGCCCAGCGACACGCGCGTCCGTGGCGTGCGCAAGAGGCGCTCGCGACCCAGTTCGCGCTGCCCGACGAGTCGGAGGGAGGGTCCGCGCCGCGTCTCTTCGGGCCGGTCAGCGCCGCGCTGCCGAACGGCGGACGCGTGCACGTCGGGTTGAGCCCGACAGGCGAGAGCGGGGTCCTGATCGTGTTCGACGGGGGCGCCGGGGAAGATGGAGAGCCGCTGCACGGACGCTCGGCGCTCGCCATCACGGCCCTCGCAGAGCGCTGTGCACGCATGCTCGGGGCACTCGATGGCGTAGCGGTGGCCACACGCATCGACGCCGATCGCTTGGGTCTCTGGTTCGAGGACACTGGGGCAGGCTGGGCCCGTACGGTGGACGTCGCAGCCCGCTGCGCCCTCGAGCACACCCCCGATGACACCGACCTGCAGGACGCGAAGCTGGCGCTGCGAGCCCAGCTCGGTCCCGAGGGCTCCGACGCGCGTATGCGAGCGTGGGTCGCGGCGGCGCTGAGCCCCGCCGAGCCAGGTCGTGTGGCGCCGTTGGGCTCCGGCGAACGCCCCGACGCGGTCCGCCTCGGCGATGTGTCGCGCGCGCTCGAGCGGCTGCGCGTGGGCGCTCGCACCCACGTCGTCGCGCTGGTCCGCGGCAGCTCCGTGCGCGCTGCACGTCGTATCGCCGTACGCGTAGCCGCCTTGCAGGCGGGAGAGCCCTTCGCGCCCAGCCGCAGTCGGGCAGTCGGCGACTCGCCCCACGCCGTGGCGTGGGTGGGCGCCACACCGAACCACGCACGCCTGTTGGTGGCGTTGCGCGACCCTGTCTCGGGCGACGATTCCGAGGACGTCCCTCCCGCGCTGCTCGGGCGCGCTCACGCGGCGGCCCTCGCAGCCCAGCTGCGCAACATCGGGCTCGACGTCGTGTGGGTCGGAGGAGGCGGGGGAGCCTACGGGCACTGGTCAGCGCTGGCCATCGAGACCACGCTGGACGAGCTCGACGCGCTCCCCGCCCGCATCGAGGGCGCGCTGCGCGGCGAGCTGCCCCTCCAACCACTGCTCGCCGAGCTCGCACGCACGGCCGACGCATCGCTTGCGGAGCGAGCCCTCACGCGGTTGCCGAGCGTGGCGGCCAGCGTGCGCAACGCGAGCAGCGGCCCCCGCTACATCGTCGCGCGACCTCAGGGCGCCGAGGCTGTGCGTCGCCGTGGGGGCTGA
- a CDS encoding TetR/AcrR family transcriptional regulator has protein sequence MSTARTATKTKPRRAPDNDKRERILRAAIKVFARKGFYATRVSEIAKAAGVADGTIYLYFKNKDDVLVSIFDDRISRLLVVLRDESAACATVEERITRVVELQLGLLEGQRDLAEVVTVNLRQSSKLLKQYAAPLFMEYIELIAGIISEGQREGALRSDINPKVAARALWGALDGITVTWAVGGDADPVALRKAAKQLASLFLEGLRAR, from the coding sequence ATGTCGACCGCACGCACCGCCACGAAGACCAAGCCCCGCCGCGCCCCGGACAACGACAAGCGCGAGCGCATCCTGCGCGCCGCCATCAAGGTGTTTGCGCGCAAAGGCTTCTACGCAACGCGCGTCAGCGAGATCGCGAAAGCCGCGGGCGTCGCCGACGGCACCATCTACCTGTACTTCAAGAACAAGGACGACGTCCTGGTCTCGATCTTCGACGACCGCATCAGCCGCCTGCTCGTGGTGCTGCGCGACGAGTCCGCGGCCTGCGCGACCGTCGAGGAGCGCATCACGCGCGTGGTCGAGCTGCAGCTGGGCCTGCTGGAGGGGCAGCGCGATCTCGCCGAGGTGGTCACGGTCAACCTGCGCCAGAGCTCCAAGCTCCTGAAGCAGTACGCGGCCCCGCTCTTCATGGAGTACATCGAGCTCATCGCCGGCATCATCTCCGAGGGCCAGCGCGAAGGAGCCCTGCGCTCCGACATCAACCCCAAGGTCGCCGCCCGCGCCCTGTGGGGCGCCCTCGACGGCATCACCGTCACTTGGGCTGTCGGCGGCGACGCCGACCCCGTCGCGCTCCGCAAGGCCGCCAAGCAGCTGGCCTCCCTGTTCCTGGAAGGCCTCCGAGCTCGCTGA
- a CDS encoding electron transfer flavoprotein subunit alpha/FixB family protein: MAKTLVVAELLEGAVRKTSLSGVTMARQVGGDFDILLVGEGASGAAAELTGFGAGKVLTCDIGGGYVCEKHAATIAAVAADYEVVVACASAYGKDLLPRVAAKIGAGVASDISGISNDGGKLVLRRPMYAGNVFGTLTIDTDKKVITGRQTEFDAAEPSGGASPVSAVAEVADAAAGRIEFVSLEVVKSERPDLAEADVVVSGGRSLKSAENFTSIIEPLVDTLGAAMGASRAACDAGYVSADLQVGQTGKVVAPKLYIAVGISGAIQHLAGMKGSKCIVAINKDKEAPIAQVADYFLVADLFEAVPALTAEVKKVKAAG, encoded by the coding sequence ATGGCAAAGACTCTTGTGGTTGCAGAGCTGCTCGAGGGCGCGGTCCGCAAGACCTCGCTCAGCGGCGTGACGATGGCCCGCCAGGTCGGCGGGGACTTCGACATCCTCTTGGTCGGTGAGGGCGCCAGTGGCGCCGCCGCGGAGCTCACGGGCTTCGGCGCGGGCAAGGTGCTCACCTGCGACATCGGCGGCGGCTACGTGTGCGAGAAGCACGCGGCCACCATCGCGGCCGTCGCGGCCGACTACGAAGTGGTCGTGGCCTGCGCCAGCGCGTACGGCAAGGACCTGCTCCCCCGCGTGGCCGCCAAGATCGGCGCTGGCGTGGCGAGCGACATCTCGGGCATCAGCAACGACGGCGGCAAGCTCGTCCTGCGTCGCCCCATGTACGCCGGCAACGTCTTCGGCACGCTCACCATCGACACGGACAAGAAGGTCATCACCGGCCGTCAGACCGAGTTCGACGCGGCGGAGCCGAGCGGCGGCGCCAGCCCCGTGTCCGCGGTGGCCGAGGTGGCCGACGCGGCCGCCGGTCGCATCGAGTTCGTGAGCCTCGAGGTGGTCAAGAGCGAGCGCCCCGATCTGGCCGAGGCCGACGTGGTCGTCTCGGGCGGTCGCTCGCTCAAGAGCGCCGAGAACTTCACCAGCATCATCGAGCCGCTGGTGGACACCCTCGGTGCCGCCATGGGCGCCTCGCGCGCCGCGTGCGACGCGGGCTACGTCTCGGCCGACCTGCAGGTCGGTCAGACCGGCAAGGTGGTCGCGCCGAAGCTCTACATCGCCGTGGGCATCTCGGGCGCCATCCAGCACCTCGCTGGCATGAAGGGCTCGAAGTGCATCGTGGCCATCAACAAGGACAAGGAAGCCCCCATCGCGCAGGTGGCGGACTACTTCCT
- a CDS encoding PilZ domain-containing protein, whose product MIDRRQEKRVEVGLFVREIVGESSYSSFVMNLSKGGILLERPSSAVAEQAEAVQLEIRLPDPNGRPDSDPVWGLAHVVHTHNDAPPSETCEPSGAYRRSALRFSAMAEAHRVRLERWLSTQPGGERWEDLGQGVRVLRPA is encoded by the coding sequence GTGATTGACCGTCGCCAAGAAAAGCGAGTCGAGGTGGGCCTCTTCGTGCGCGAGATCGTGGGAGAGTCGAGCTACTCGTCGTTCGTGATGAACCTGTCCAAGGGAGGCATCCTGCTAGAGCGTCCGAGCTCGGCCGTCGCGGAGCAGGCCGAGGCCGTGCAGCTGGAGATTCGACTGCCTGACCCAAATGGACGCCCCGACTCGGACCCCGTGTGGGGGTTGGCACACGTGGTACACACCCACAACGATGCGCCACCCTCCGAGACCTGCGAGCCGTCAGGGGCCTATCGACGCAGCGCGTTGCGCTTCAGCGCGATGGCCGAGGCTCACCGCGTGCGCCTCGAGCGTTGGCTCTCCACGCAGCCGGGTGGCGAGCGCTGGGAGGATCTGGGGCAAGGGGTGCGCGTGCTGCGTCCAGCTTGA
- a CDS encoding electron transfer flavoprotein subunit beta/FixA family protein: protein MKILVPIKRVADPDNANKVKVSGDGTQVTSEGLEWKMNPFDEWSLEAALRLTEDGAKKTRTGEVVLVTIGPKDAAQTVRQGLAMGAERGILVEANDQELDSNMVAQILKAIVDKEQPDLVVMGKQTVDGDSNVAGTVLAELLGWPLANYAMSLSTSDDGKTLTVKRELDTGVSTIKVTGPAVVTTSDRILKPESVKNGVTPADFKYPEAEGGRYASLKGIMAAKKKPIEELTAASLGATPQKTLTYTKFELPPARSGQTTFVESVEELVQKLKTDAKVL, encoded by the coding sequence GTGAAGATCCTCGTCCCCATCAAGCGCGTTGCGGACCCCGACAACGCCAACAAGGTCAAGGTCAGCGGCGACGGAACTCAGGTGACGTCGGAAGGCCTCGAATGGAAGATGAACCCGTTCGACGAGTGGAGCCTCGAGGCTGCGCTGCGTCTGACGGAAGACGGCGCGAAGAAGACGCGCACCGGTGAGGTCGTCCTCGTCACCATCGGTCCCAAGGACGCGGCCCAGACCGTGCGCCAGGGGCTCGCGATGGGCGCCGAGCGCGGCATCCTGGTGGAAGCCAACGACCAGGAGCTCGACTCCAACATGGTCGCGCAGATCCTCAAGGCCATCGTCGACAAGGAGCAGCCGGACCTGGTGGTCATGGGCAAGCAGACCGTCGACGGCGACAGCAACGTCGCGGGCACCGTGCTGGCCGAGCTGCTCGGCTGGCCCCTCGCGAACTACGCGATGAGCCTCTCCACCAGCGACGACGGCAAGACCCTGACGGTCAAGCGCGAGCTGGACACCGGCGTCAGCACCATCAAGGTGACTGGCCCGGCCGTGGTCACCACATCCGACCGCATCCTCAAGCCCGAGTCGGTCAAGAACGGCGTCACCCCGGCGGACTTCAAGTACCCCGAGGCCGAGGGCGGTCGCTACGCGTCGCTCAAGGGCATCATGGCGGCCAAGAAGAAGCCCATCGAGGAGCTCACGGCTGCGTCGCTCGGCGCCACGCCGCAAAAGACCCTCACCTACACCAAGTTCGAGCTGCCCCCCGCGCGCTCGGGCCAAACCACCTTCGTGGAGTCGGTCGAAGAGCTCGTGCAGAAGCTCAAGACGGACGCGAAGGTCCTCTGA
- a CDS encoding class I SAM-dependent methyltransferase: MVDPGSLRTWKKVPFLRWSFLRMALGRKRLLRTWQVGDGREERLAQYVAAHARQGDLGDVIRVIDQYAYDEAFLINVGDEKGVILDAAVRRAAPRRVLELGTYCGYSALRVARAAPEAHVFSVEFSAANADIARRIFAHAGVSDRITVVVGTLGDGGGTLGRLRAEHGFDAGSLDFVFVDHDKSVYLSDLQLVLQAGWLRPGAIVLADNVKVPGAPDYHAFMRREEGRVFRTREHETHLEYQAVFADLMLESEYLGAVSP; encoded by the coding sequence ATGGTGGATCCGGGGTCGTTGCGCACGTGGAAGAAGGTGCCGTTCTTGCGCTGGTCGTTCTTGCGCATGGCGCTCGGCCGCAAGCGGCTGCTCCGCACGTGGCAGGTGGGGGACGGCCGGGAGGAGCGCCTCGCGCAGTACGTCGCGGCCCACGCGCGGCAGGGCGACCTCGGGGACGTCATTCGCGTCATCGATCAGTACGCCTACGACGAGGCCTTTCTGATCAACGTCGGGGATGAGAAGGGCGTCATCCTGGACGCGGCCGTGCGTCGCGCTGCCCCACGGCGGGTGTTGGAGCTGGGGACCTACTGTGGATACAGCGCGCTCCGCGTCGCGCGCGCGGCCCCCGAGGCGCACGTCTTCAGCGTGGAGTTCAGCGCCGCCAACGCCGACATCGCGCGTCGCATCTTCGCGCACGCGGGGGTCTCGGATCGCATCACGGTGGTGGTCGGGACGCTGGGGGACGGCGGGGGCACGCTGGGTCGCCTGCGCGCCGAGCACGGCTTCGACGCGGGCTCGCTCGACTTCGTGTTCGTCGACCACGACAAGTCGGTCTACCTGTCGGACCTGCAGCTCGTGCTGCAGGCCGGCTGGTTGCGCCCCGGGGCGATCGTGTTGGCGGACAACGTGAAGGTGCCCGGCGCGCCCGACTACCACGCCTTCATGCGTCGGGAAGAGGGCCGTGTGTTCCGTACGCGCGAGCATGAGACGCACCTCGAGTACCAGGCGGTGTTCGCGGACCTGATGCTCGAGTCCGAGTACCTCGGGGCTGTCTCACCCTGA